From the Deinococcus gobiensis I-0 genome, the window CTGGCGCTGACCCCCAACGAGCAGACCCGCAACCAGCTCACCCTGAGCTGGGGCGTGGTGCCCATGCTCAGCGAGGACCCCAGCGACACCGACGACATGGTGCGCATCGCCAACGACGAGCTGAAGAAGAGCGGTCTGGCCGACGTGAAGGACCGCTACGTGATCACGGCGGGCGTGCCCTTCGGCGTGCGCGGCACGACCAACATGCTGCGCGTCGAGCGCCTGCGCGAAGACGACTTCGGCGCGCTGCGCTGAGCCCCGACCTGCTCCCGTGAACCCCGGGACCGCCCCGCACGCTCCGGCGGCGGGACCGGTCCAGCCCTCACAGGACCTCCGGCCTCCTGCCGGACCTCACCTCGCCCGACCGTCACGTGTCAGGGCGGGGTCAGGTTTTTATCCACAGGGACGGGGTTTATCCACATTCTGTCTGTGGATAACTCGGCGGTCAGGGGAAGGAGAGCGGTCCTGGACGCTGTCCACAGCGGCTCCGGGTTGTCCACAGCGGGCCTGTGCATAACTTTGCGCCGCTGGGGGGACATGCAGGGGGCAGGCGGACTTGCGGGGCGGGCAATCTGCCCGCTAGCATGGCGTTTGCCGCGCCGTTTTCGGGTGTCTGCCGGGGGAGGTGATCAGACGTGAATGCCGAACAACTGGACAAGGGAGAACCGCCCAGTTCGCCTCTCACGCCTCATCCCCTGCCCTGGAGGACGCCATGCGCCCAACCACAGACCCTGAGCTGAACGCGGGAGGCGGCCCATGCTGACGTACTACCGCAGCATCGGCGGCAAGCTGACCGTCATCGACGGCTACACCGACGGCTGTTGGATCAATGCCGCCGCCCCTACCCCCGAGGAACTCGGCCGCGTGAGCCGCGAGACCGGCCTGGACTTCGATTACCTCTCCTACCCCCTCGACCCCGACGAACGCTCGCGTTTCGAGCGCGAGGACGGGCAACTCCTCATCATCATGCAGACGAGCTACCGGCTGCCCGAGGCGAGCGACATTCCCTACGACACGGTGCCGCTGGGCATCCTGCACACCGACCACTGTCTCGTGACTGTATGCATGCTCGAAGAGAATCCGGTCGTCAAGGACGTGCTCAGCGGGCTGGTGCGCCGCGTCAGCACCGTCAAGAAAAACCGCCTGACGCTGCAACTGTTCCTGCGCAACGCCCAGCGCTTCCTGATCGACGTGCGCCAGATCAACAAGCGGGTGGACGTGATCGAGGACAAGCTGGAGAACTCGCAGCAGAACCGCGAGTTGCTGGACCTGCTGAAGCTCGAGAAGAGCCTGGTGTATTTCATGACCGGCCTCAAGGCCAACGAGGCCATGATGGAGCGGGTCAAGCGCGACCGCATCTTCGAGATGTACGAGGAAGACAGCGACCTGCTCGACGACGTGCTCATCGAGAATTTGCAGGCCATCGAGATGGCGTCCATCGCCAGCAACATTCTGACGAGCATGGCCGGGGCCTTCGCCAGCGTGATCTCCAACAACGTCAACCAGGTCGTGAAGGTGCTCACCGTGACGACCATCCTGGTGGCGATCCCCACGCTGGTCAGCGGCTTTTTCGGCATGAACGTCGCGGGCCTGCCCTTCCACGACAGTCCCTACGGCTTCTGGCTGGTGATGATCGTGGCGATGGGGATCGCCGCCGCCATCGCGTACCTGTTCTACCGCTGGCGCGTGTTCTGAAGCGCCCTCCGCCCTCTCCCCTTTCGGCCCAGGAGGTCCCCCATGTCCATCACGTCCCCTTTCGGCCCCCGCTCGACTGCCCTGGAGGTCGCGCGCGGCCATGACCTGAGCGGCCGGGTGGCCCTCGTGACCGGCGCGACCTCGGGCCTGGGGGTCGAGACGGCGCGCGCCCTGATGGCGGCCGGCGCGCAGGTGGTGCTGGGCGTGCGCGACGTGCCCCGGGGCGAGGCGCTGGCCCGCGACCTCGCCGTCGGCACCGGGCGCGCGGCCCCCGAGGTGCTGCCCCTCGACCTGTCGTCGCTCGCGTCGGTGCGCGCCGCTGCCGACGCCTTTCTGGCCCGGCACGGCCACCTGGACCTGCTGGTGAACAACGCGGGCGTGATGGCGACCCCCTTCGGCCACACGGCGGACGGCTTCGAGACGCAGTTCGGGACCAACCACCTGGGGCATTTCGTGCTGACGGGCCGCCTGCTGGGGGCCCTGCGCGCCGCGCCCGCCGCCCGCGTGGTGGCGCTCTCGTCGGTGGGACACCGCCTGTCGGACGTGGACTTCGCCGACCCCCAGTTCGCGCGCCGGCCCTACGACAAGTGGGTGGCCTACGGGCAGTCCAAGACCGCCAACGCGCTGTTCGCGGTGGGTTTCACTGAACGTTTCGGGGCCGGGGGCCTGACGGCCAACGCCGTGCATCCGGGCGGCATCATGACCGGCCTCCAGAAGTTCCTGCCGCGCGAGGAGCAGATCCGCATGGGCTGGATGGACGAGGCGGGCAACCTCAACCCCGTCTTCAAGACCCCCGAGCAGGGCGCGGCCACGAGCGTGTGGGCGGCGGTGGGCGACGAACTGCGCGGTGTGGGCGGCCTGTACCTCGAAGACGTGCGCGAGGCCCTTCCCGCCGCCGAGGCCGGGCCGCACGCGGGCTACCAGCCCTACGCGCTGGACCCCGAACGGGCGCGGCAGCTGTGGACGCTGTCGGAGGAACTGGTGGGCGAGCGCTTCGGCTGAGGCCGGGCAAGCCCTCGCCTCAGCGCGTGCCCCCGTAGCCGCCCGTACAGGGGGCGCCCGCTTCGGGGGCCGTCTTCTGGGCGGCGTAGTCGCGCACGAAGCGTTTCAGGCGCGGGTCGTCGGCTGTCTGCGCGCCGATCTGGGCATTCCAGGCCGTCGCCACGATGGGGGCGCTGAGGTTCTCGCGCGGACTCAGGAGCGCGGGCGAGGCCTGTCCGCCCTCGGGGGCCGCGAGCAGGGCGCCCAGCTTGGCGACCTCGGCGGCGTCCAGGCCGGGGCGGTAGGTGAGCCACACGGCGCCGCGCGCGAGGCTGTGGACGGCGTACTCGTCGTAGACCGGCCCGGTGTAGACCCCGCAGGTCTGCCACAGCGCGTTGTATGGCCCACCCGCCGGGGGACTCTGCGGGTAGGCCACCGACCCGCTGCGCACGTCGCCGCCCACGTAACTGAAGGTCCGGAGGCCCTCCAGCGGCGGCTCGGCGCAGGCCGAAAGGACGCCCGGCAGGAGCAGCAGGGGCAGGAGCAGCGGCAACAGCGGACGGACCCTCATCGCGGCCAGCCTAGAGCATCGGGCCGGACCTGGGGCGCGCCGGACCTCACAGACTCAGGGGATCGAGCAGCAGCGGGTCCTCGGCCTCGAAGGCCTCGGCGTATTTCACGCGCAGCAGCGTGCCCCAGTAGGTCAGGCGGCCCCGGCGGCGCTCGATGATCTCGGGCGTGACCGTCTCGGAGACGTAGCCGCCCGAAAACTGGCTTTCGTGCGCGCGGATGGCCGCCTCCCAGGGGTCCATCACCGCCCCCACGTCCACCAGCACGTTCGCGCGGATGTCGGCGTTGCCCTGGTACAGCAGCACCCGCCCCACCCGCCACGGCTCGCCCGCCACCTCGGCCTTGGCGAGCGCCGAGAGGTGGATGGCCCGCTTGGCGAGCTGGTAGGTGCCGAAGTGGTCGGGATGGCGGTCGAGGTGATGCGGCACGACCAGCACGCGCGGCCGTACCGCCCGCAGGGTCGCCGCGAGCGCGTGGGCGAAGGCGGGGGTGTCGGCCAGTTCGCCGTCGGGCAGCCCCTGCTGGCCGCGCCACGCCAGCCCCATGATCCGGGCGGCGGCCACGCACTCGGCGGCGCGCTCCTCGGGGGTGCCCTGGGTGCCCTTCTCGCCGCGCGACAGTTCGAGAATACCCACCGCCCGGCCCGAGCGCGCCAGCCGGATCAGGGTACCGCCCGCCCCGATCTCGGCGTCGTCGGGGTGTGGGGCGAGGCACAGCCAGTCGAGGGGCTGCACCTCGCCGGAGGTGGTCTGGAAGGGGAAGCTCGGCATAGGCCCAGAGGGTAAACCCGGCGGGCGGGCCGGGGGACGGATTACAGGGTGCGGGCCGCCTGCCGCAGCACCTCGGCGCTGGCCGCCAGGGCTTCTCCCTCGGCGGGGGTCAGGTGCGGCATCACCGTCTCGACGACGCCGGTGCGGGCCACGATGCGCGGCAGGCTCAGGGTCACGCCGAAGTCGGGGGTGGGGGCGCAGACGGTGAGGATCGCCCGGCGGTCGCCCAGGATGCGCTCGGTGATGCGCGCCAGCGCCGCGCCGATGCCGTAGTAGGTCGCCCGCTTGCCGTCAATGATGCTGCGCGCCGCGTCCCGGGTGCCGGTCTCGATCTCGGCGCGCACGGCCTCGTCCCAGGGCTGGCCGCGCGCCGCCATGAAGTCGGCCACCGGCAGGCCCGCGACGGTGGCGGTGCTCCAGGCCAGCACCTCGCTGTCGCCGTGCTCGCCCAGCACGTAGCCGTGGACGTGGGTGGCGTCCACCCCGGCCCGCTGCGCGATGAGGTGCCGGAACCGGGCGCTGTCGAGGACCGTCCCCGAGCCCAGCACCGGCTGTTCGGGGGCCAGCCGGGTCGTGAGGTCGGTGAGCAGGTCCACCGGGTTGGTCGCCACGACCAGGACGGCCTGCGGGGCGTGCGCCGTGACCTGGGCGATCACCTCGCGGAAGATGGCCGCGTTCTTGGCGAGCAGGTCCAGGCGGCTCTCGCCGGGTTTCTGGTTGGCCCCCGCCGCGACGATCACGACCGCGCTGCCCGCCAGGGCGTCGTAGCCGCCGCTGTAGACCCGCCCCCCGTGGCTGACCGGCGAGGCGTGGGCGATGTCCTGCGCCTCGGCCTCGGCCCGCGCACCGTCCTTGTCGGTCAGCACGATCTCGCTGCACGATCCGCGCAGGGTCAGGGCGTACGCCGCCGTCGCGCCGACCAGCCCCGCGCCCACCACGCCGACTTTCATGCTGCGGTCCCCACCGCTCAGCGCCGTCCGGAGACCGGCACGGCCAGCACCGGCACGGCGCTGCGGGCCAGGACCTTTTCGGCGGTGCTGCCCATGAAGAAGTGCTCCAGCGCGCCCTGGTGGTGGGTGCCCATCACGATCAGGTCGGCTCCCCAGCGCTCGGCGGCGTCCACGATGCCGGTCACGGGGTCCCCCACGAGCTGCTCGACTTCCTCGCCCGCCTGCCACCGGCGGTCCAGGCGGCTGGCATCGGCATGTTCTAGGGTCTGGAGCAGGGCCGGGTCGCTGACCGGGGTCACGCCGCCCATCAGGTCGGGGGTGGTGACCACGCGGGCGTCGGTGACATGCACGATCCTCAGCTGCGCGCCGGGAAACTGCGTGCGGGCCAGGGTCAGGGCCTGCTCGGAGGCGGGCGAGAAGTCGAGCGCCACCACGATCTTCCGGAAACCGGCGGCCGCGCCGGTCTGGCCAAAGGAGGACTCGGTCATGTCCCGACTGTACCGGGGCCTGCCCTGCCCTCCCCCGAAATTCAAGGCCCGGTAAAGTGCCGCCTCCCGGCCGGGGCCTACAGTGTGAGCCATGCACCTTCAGAGCTTCGGGGCGGCCTGCACGGTCACGGGCAGCATGCATCTGCTGACGTTGGGGGACCGGCGCATCCTGGTGGACTGCGGCCTGTTTCAGGGCGGCGACGAGCTGGAGGCCCGCAACCGCGAGGACTTCGCCTTCGACGTGGCCGGGCTGGACGCCGTGATCCTCACGCATGCGCACCTCGACCATGTGGGCCGGCTGCCGCTGCTCGTGCGCCGGGGCTACCGGGGCGCGGTGTACTGCACGCCGCCGACCGCCGCCCTGGCCGAGACGGTGCTGCTCGACTCGGCCCGCCTACAGGTCGAGGGTTACAAGCAGGACCTGAGGCGCGCCCGCCGCCAGGGCCGCGAGGACGAGGTGCCCCCGCCGCTGTACGAGGAGGAGGACGTGCACCGCGCCCTGGCGCTGCTGCGGCCCAGCCTGGAGTTCGGGGAAACGGCGACCATCGCCGGGGTGCGGGTCACGCCGGGGCGCGCGGGGCACATCCTGGGCAGCGCGTACCTGCTGCTCTCGGCCGGCGGCGAGCGGCTGCTGATGTCGGGCGACCTGGGCAACCGCGAGAGCGGCCTGCAACTGGACTTCACGCCGCCCCCGGAGGCCGACGCGGCCGTCATCGAGACGACCTACGCCAACCGCACCCACCGCTCCTGGGAGGCGACGCTGGCCGAGTTCGCCCAGGCCCTGCGGACCAGCGTGCGCCAGGGCGGCAAGATCCTGATTCCGACCTTCGCCATCGAGCGCGCGCAGGTCATCCTCGCCACCCTCAAGGACCTGATGGATTCGGGCGAGGTGCCGCGCATCCCGATCTTTCTCGACTCGCCCATGGCGGCGCGGGCCACCGGCGAGTATTTCGAGTACGGCGACGAGCTGCGCGCCGACGTGCGCGACGAGCTGCGCGGAGGCGAGGACCCCTTCCGGCCCAACACGCTGCACGTGGTCCCCACGAGCGCCGAGTCGCAGCGCATCAACCGCTACGACGGCCCCGCGATCATCATGGCGGGCAACGGCATGATGACCGGCGGGCGCATCCAGCACCACCTCAAGC encodes:
- a CDS encoding DUF3105 domain-containing protein; the protein is MRVRPLLPLLLPLLLLPGVLSACAEPPLEGLRTFSYVGGDVRSGSVAYPQSPPAGGPYNALWQTCGVYTGPVYDEYAVHSLARGAVWLTYRPGLDAAEVAKLGALLAAPEGGQASPALLSPRENLSAPIVATAWNAQIGAQTADDPRLKRFVRDYAAQKTAPEAGAPCTGGYGGTR
- a CDS encoding universal stress protein is translated as MTESSFGQTGAAAGFRKIVVALDFSPASEQALTLARTQFPGAQLRIVHVTDARVVTTPDLMGGVTPVSDPALLQTLEHADASRLDRRWQAGEEVEQLVGDPVTGIVDAAERWGADLIVMGTHHQGALEHFFMGSTAEKVLARSAVPVLAVPVSGRR
- a CDS encoding magnesium transporter CorA family protein, translated to MLTYYRSIGGKLTVIDGYTDGCWINAAAPTPEELGRVSRETGLDFDYLSYPLDPDERSRFEREDGQLLIIMQTSYRLPEASDIPYDTVPLGILHTDHCLVTVCMLEENPVVKDVLSGLVRRVSTVKKNRLTLQLFLRNAQRFLIDVRQINKRVDVIEDKLENSQQNRELLDLLKLEKSLVYFMTGLKANEAMMERVKRDRIFEMYEEDSDLLDDVLIENLQAIEMASIASNILTSMAGAFASVISNNVNQVVKVLTVTTILVAIPTLVSGFFGMNVAGLPFHDSPYGFWLVMIVAMGIAAAIAYLFYRWRVF
- the bshB1 gene encoding bacillithiol biosynthesis deacetylase BshB1; the protein is MPSFPFQTTSGEVQPLDWLCLAPHPDDAEIGAGGTLIRLARSGRAVGILELSRGEKGTQGTPEERAAECVAAARIMGLAWRGQQGLPDGELADTPAFAHALAATLRAVRPRVLVVPHHLDRHPDHFGTYQLAKRAIHLSALAKAEVAGEPWRVGRVLLYQGNADIRANVLVDVGAVMDPWEAAIRAHESQFSGGYVSETVTPEIIERRRGRLTYWGTLLRVKYAEAFEAEDPLLLDPLSL
- a CDS encoding MBL fold metallo-hydrolase RNA specificity domain-containing protein; the encoded protein is MHLQSFGAACTVTGSMHLLTLGDRRILVDCGLFQGGDELEARNREDFAFDVAGLDAVILTHAHLDHVGRLPLLVRRGYRGAVYCTPPTAALAETVLLDSARLQVEGYKQDLRRARRQGREDEVPPPLYEEEDVHRALALLRPSLEFGETATIAGVRVTPGRAGHILGSAYLLLSAGGERLLMSGDLGNRESGLQLDFTPPPEADAAVIETTYANRTHRSWEATLAEFAQALRTSVRQGGKILIPTFAIERAQVILATLKDLMDSGEVPRIPIFLDSPMAARATGEYFEYGDELRADVRDELRGGEDPFRPNTLHVVPTSAESQRINRYDGPAIIMAGNGMMTGGRIQHHLKHHLWKPSTSLIVVSYQSPGSLGGRIVGGAEHVRIMGEEVAVRAQVHTIGGFSAHADQDDLLAFLDTAGRPHVWLVHGEPEVMAEFVPVLGARGLKADIVPDRQRVDLLGSGYADGRPPGLVLDARPTEPARAEGGE
- a CDS encoding oxidoreductase — encoded protein: MSITSPFGPRSTALEVARGHDLSGRVALVTGATSGLGVETARALMAAGAQVVLGVRDVPRGEALARDLAVGTGRAAPEVLPLDLSSLASVRAAADAFLARHGHLDLLVNNAGVMATPFGHTADGFETQFGTNHLGHFVLTGRLLGALRAAPAARVVALSSVGHRLSDVDFADPQFARRPYDKWVAYGQSKTANALFAVGFTERFGAGGLTANAVHPGGIMTGLQKFLPREEQIRMGWMDEAGNLNPVFKTPEQGAATSVWAAVGDELRGVGGLYLEDVREALPAAEAGPHAGYQPYALDPERARQLWTLSEELVGERFG
- a CDS encoding L-lactate dehydrogenase; the encoded protein is MKVGVVGAGLVGATAAYALTLRGSCSEIVLTDKDGARAEAEAQDIAHASPVSHGGRVYSGGYDALAGSAVVIVAAGANQKPGESRLDLLAKNAAIFREVIAQVTAHAPQAVLVVATNPVDLLTDLTTRLAPEQPVLGSGTVLDSARFRHLIAQRAGVDATHVHGYVLGEHGDSEVLAWSTATVAGLPVADFMAARGQPWDEAVRAEIETGTRDAARSIIDGKRATYYGIGAALARITERILGDRRAILTVCAPTPDFGVTLSLPRIVARTGVVETVMPHLTPAEGEALAASAEVLRQAARTL